In Uranotaenia lowii strain MFRU-FL chromosome 2, ASM2978415v1, whole genome shotgun sequence, one genomic interval encodes:
- the LOC129747316 gene encoding serine protease snake-like, translating to MIGFAVCIWVTILAATTLQLLVAGQRVAEQKCQEIRDLTVVRSSVSFLLPGSSPPVKIEYFNCSKIVKLIVGGEDAAPGEFPHHAVMGYPNEESESLDFRCGGSLISDQYVLTAAHCFKYGEPQLVRLGESNLAEASPDHRDFEIEQIINHPNYRPSQSYHDIALVKLKEKVKFSKYIRPACLWTNPTINVSSVIATGFGFTEDQGDLSNTLRKVQLDFLDPSECEKQFLNLRAFREGIIDGQLCIGNQAGAAAGAKDTCQGDSGGPVQIVTEPKGCTYQIIGVTSTGAACGVGRSPNIYTHVSKYVGWIERVVWGS from the exons ATGATCGGCTTCGCGGTTTGCATTTGGGTCACAATACTAGCAGCTACTACGCTGCAGCTTTTAGTCGCCGGACAACGCGTAGCAGAGCAAA AATGTCAAGAAATTCGTGATCTGACAGTAGTTCGATCCTCGGTTTCGTTTCTTCTGCCGGGAAGTTCCCCGCCGGTAAAGATTGAATATTTCAACTGCAGCAAAATAGTGAAGCTGATCGTTGGCGGAGAAGATGCTGCCCCGGGAGAATTTCCGCACCACGCCGTTATGGGCTACCCGAATGAAGAATCAGAAAGTCTAGATTTTCGCTGCGGAGGCTCTCTCATAAGTGATCAGTACGTCCTAACGGCGGCTCATTGCTTCAAATATGGTGAACCACAGCTGGTACGGCTAGGAGAATCGAATCTGGCCGAAGCAAGTCCAGATCACCGCGATTTCGAAATCGAACAAATCATCAATCATCCAAATTACAGGCCCTCGCAATCGTACCACGACATTGCCCTGGTCAAACtgaaagaaaaagtaaaattttccaaatacaTAAGACCTGCCTGCCTCTGGACCAATCCAACCATCAACGTGTCCTCTGTCATAGCAACCGGTTTCGGATTCACCGAAGACCAAGGAGATCTTTCAAACACACTACGCAAAGTGCAGCTGGACTTTCTGGATCCATCCGAGTGCGAAAAGCAGTTCCTGAATCTGAGAGCATTCCGAGAGGGCATCATCGATGGGCAACTTTGCATCGGAAATCAGGCCGGTGCTGCAGCGGGAGCCAAAGATACCTGCCAGGGTGATTCCGGAGGTCCGGTGCAGATCGTCACGGAACCGAAAGGATGCACCTATCAGATCATCGGAGTAACTTCGACCGGGGCGGCCTGTGGCGTTGGACGATCGCCCAATATTTATACTCACGTTTCCAAGTATGTCGGTTGGATTGAACGGGTCGTCTGGGGCAGTTGA
- the LOC129741841 gene encoding UPF0746 protein DDB_G0281095-like, producing QQQQQQQQQQQQQQQQQQQQQQQQQQQQQQQQQQQQQQQQQQQQQQQQQQQQQQQQQQQQQQQQQQQQQQQQQQQQQQQQQQQQQQQQQQQQQQQQQQQQQQQQQQQQQQQQQQQQQQQQHNWKNFLNTPNILNQHQEKIFIEQSYNNAIPIRKAYQNYNPNVSHRDIHI from the coding sequence caacaacaacaacaacaacaacaacaacaacaacaacaacaacaacaacaacaacaacaacaacaacaacaacaacaacaacaacaacaacaacaacaacaacaacaacaacaacaacaacaacaacaacaacaacaacaacaacaacaacaacaacaacaacaacaacaacaacaacaacaacaacaacaacaacaacaacaacaacaacaacaacaacaacaacaacaacaacaacaacaacaacaacaacaacaacaacaacaacaacaacaacaacaacaacaacaacaacaacaacaacaacaacaacaacaacaacaacaacaacaacaacaacaacaacaacaacaacaacaacataatTGGAAGAATTTTCTAAACACACCCAACATTTTAAACCAACACcaagaaaagatttttattgaGCAATCATACAACAATGCAATCCCGATCAGGAaagcatatcaaaattataacccAAACGTATCTCACCGAGATATtcacatctga
- the LOC129747276 gene encoding ataxin-8, translated as QQQQQQQQQQQQQQQQQQQQQQQQQQQQQQQQQQQQQQQQQQQQQQQQQQQQQQQQQQQQQQQQQQQQQQQQQQQQQQQQQQQQQQQQQQQQQQQQQQQQQQQQQQQQQQQQQQ; from the coding sequence caacaacaacaacaacaacaacaacaacaacaacaacaacaacaacaacaacaacaacaacaacaacaacaacaacaacaacaacaacaacaacaacaacaacaacaacaacaacaacaacaacaacaacaacaacaacaacaacaacaacaacaacaacaacaacaacaacaacaacaacaacaacaacaacaacaacaacaacaacaacaacaacaacaacaacaacaacaacaacaacaacaacaacaacaacaacaacaacaacaacaacaacaacaacaacaacaacaacaacaacaacaacaacaacaacaacaacaacaacaacaacaacaacaa